The Odocoileus virginianus isolate 20LAN1187 ecotype Illinois chromosome 3, Ovbor_1.2, whole genome shotgun sequence genome includes a window with the following:
- the LOC110122353 gene encoding olfactory receptor 10H2-like produces the protein MLGLNYTFMSEFILIGFSTFPQHLLPVFFLLFLLMYLFTLLGNLLIMATVWSERSLHTPMYLFLCALSISEILYTFAIIPRMLADLLSRDRSISFMACASQMFFSFTFGFTHSFLLTIMGYDRYVAICHPLRYNVLMSPRGCTCLVVWSWAGGLLIGLLVTSAIFHLTFCGLNEVHHFLCHVPPLLKLACGNNVQGVALGVGIVCITALLGCFLLILLSYAFILAAILRIPSAEGRHKAFSTCASHLIVVVVHYGFASVIYLKPKGLYSEEGNTLMAITYTVLTPFLSPIIFSLRNKELKIAIKKTFLSKLSLQHLSGHGGGGRDMAG, from the coding sequence ATGTTGGGGCTAAACTACACCTTCATGTCTGAATTCATCCTCATCGGCTTCTCCACCTTCCCTCAGCATCTTCTGCCTGTCTTCTTCCTGCTCTTCCTGCTGATGTACCTGTTCACACTGCTGGGGAACCTGCTCATCATGGCCACCGTCTGGAGCGAGCGcagcctccacacccccatgtacctCTTCCTGTGTGCCCTCTCCATCTCAGAGATCCTCTACACCTTCGCCATCATCCCGCGCATGCTGGCCGACCTGCTCTCCAGGGACCGTTCCATCTCCTTCATGGCCTGTGCCAGCCAGATGTTCTTCTCCTTCACCTTTGGCTTCACCCACTCCTTCCTGCTCACCATCATGGGGtatgaccgctacgtggccatctgccaCCCACTGCGCTACAACGTGCTCATGAGCCCCCGAGGCTGCACCTGCCTGGTGGTCTGGTCCTGGGCTGGTGGCTTACTCATTGGGTTGCTGGTGACATCCGCCATTTTCCACCTCACCTTCTGTGGTCTCAATGAGGTTCACCATTTCTTATGTCATGTGCCTCCACTACTGAAGTTAGCCTGTGGAAATAATGTACAAGGAGTAGCCCTGGGGGTGGGCATTGTGTGTATCACGGCTCTGCTGGGTTGCTTTCTCCTCATCCTCCTGTCTTATGCCTTCATCTTGGCCGCCATCTTGAGGATCCCTTCAGCCGAGGGCCGGCACAAAGCCTTCTCCACGTGTGCATCTCATCTTATTGTGGTCGTTGTGCACTATGGCTTTGCATCTGTCATCTACCTCAAGCCCAAGGGTCTCTACTCTGAGGAAGGCAATACTCTGATGGCCATCACCTACACAGTCCTTACTCCCTTCCTCAGTCCAATCATCTTCAGTCTCAGGAACAAGGAGCTGAAGATCGCCATAAAGAAGACCTTCCTCAGCAAACTATCCCTTCAGCATCTGAGTGGCCACGGTGGAGGTGGGCGGGATATGGCAGGATGA
- the LOC139032033 gene encoding olfactory receptor 10H4-like, translated as MYLFTLLGNLLIMGTIWKEHSLHTPMYLFLCALSISEILFTVTITPHMLEDMLSTHRSITFVACASQMFFSFTFGYTHSFLLMIMGYDRYVAICHPLRYNVLMSPRDCARLVSCCWAGGSVMGMMVTLIVFHLTFCGSNEIHHFFCHIFSLLKLACGRDTASLTLGVILVCVTALLGCLFLIILSYVFIVAAILRIPSAAGRHKTFSTCVSHLTIVVVHYGFASLIYLKTKGPHSMDSNILMTTTYTVFTPFLSPIIFSLRNKELKNAIKRSFCRTFCPLNS; from the coding sequence ATGTACCTGTTCACGCTTCTGGGGAACCTGCTCATCATGGGCACCATCTGGAAGGAGCAcagcctccacacccccatgtacctCTTCCTGTGTGCCCTCTCCATCTCTGAGATCCTGTTCACTGTGACCATTACCCCTCACATGCTGGAGGACATGCTCTCCACCCACCGCTCCATCACCTTTGTGGCCTGTGCCAGCCAGATGTTCTTCTCCTTTACATTCGGCTACACCCACTCCTTCCTGCTCATGATCATGGGCtatgaccgctacgtggccatctgccaccccctgCGCTACAACGTGCTCATGAGCCCCCGTGACTGTGCCCGCCTTGTGTCCTGCTGCTGGGCCGGTGGCTCAGTCATGGGGATGATGGTGACACTGATAGTTTTTCATCTCACCTTCTGTGGGTCCAATGAGATTCACCATTTTTTCTgccatattttttcccttttgaagtTGGCCTGTGGGAGGGACACAGCCTCTCTCACCCTGGGTGTGATCCTGGTCTGTGTCACGGCCCTGCTGGGGTGCTTATTCCTCATCATCCTCTCCTATGTCTTCATCGTGGCTGCCATCTTGAGGATCCCCTCTGCTGCGGGCCGGCACAAGACCTTCTCCACCTGTGTCTCCCACCTCACCATAGTGGTCGTGCACTACGGTTTTGCCTCCCTCATCTACCTCAAGACCAAGGGGCCCCATTCTATGGACAGTAACATTCTGATGACCACCACTTATACAGTCTTCACCCCCTTTCTTAGCCCAATTATTTTCAGTCTTAGGAATAAGGAGCTGAAGAATGCCATAAAGAGAAGCTTCTGCAGAACTTTCTGTCCCCTAAACTCCTAA